The Bacteroidales bacterium genome includes the window CAAGAACACTTTTAGCTGTATCGCAACCAATAGCTTTTAATTCATCAAGTATCCAGCCTTCAATTTCATCAGAGAATTCTTCAATATCAACATCTTCCTCATCTTCCTCATCTATTTCTCTGTAAACATCAATTTCGTATCCGGTTAGTTGGCTTGCGAGTTTTATATTTGAACCACCTTTACCAATTGCTAAAGAAATTTGATCCGGTTTAAGATAAACATCGGCTTTAAGATCATCTTCATTTATATTTGTTGAGGTAACTTTTGCAGGACTTAAAGCTCGTGAAATGTATAATGAAATATTAGTAGTAAAACTTATAACATCAATATTTTCATTTTTTAACTCCCTGACAATTCCATGAATTCTTGAGCCTTTCATACCAACACATGCACCAACAGGGTCAATTCTTTCGTCATATGTTTCAACAGCAACTTTTGCTCTTTCACCTGGTATTCTCACAATTTTTTTTATTGTTATTAATCCATCGAATATTTCAGGAACTTCCAGCTCAAACAATCTTTCTAAAAATACAGGAGAGGTACGTGAAAGAATAATAAGAGGATTATTATTTCTAAAATCAACTTTTATAACAACAGCCCTTATTGTATCACCTTTTCTAAAATAATCTGAGGGTATTTGTTCGGTTTTAGGAAAAATTAATTCGTTTCCATCATCATCTAAAACTAAAATTTCTTTTTTCCATACCTGATAAACTTCACCTGTAATAATATCTCCAATTCTGTCTTTATATTTTGAGTAAATACTATCTTTTTCTAATTCAAGGATACTTGATGTTAGGTTTTGTCTTAATGATAAAATTGCTCTCCTTCCAAAATCAGCTAATTTTACCTCATCAGTAACATCTTCACCCAGTTCATAATCATCATCAATTTTTTTAGCTTCCGAAAGAGAAATTTGTAAATATGAGTCTTCAACTTTATTGTCTTCAACAACTTCGCGGTTTCTCCATATCTCAAAGTCTCCTTTATCAATATTAATGATAATGTCGAAATTTTCGTCAGTACCAAATTTTTTGATTAAAACACTCCGAAAAACATCCTCTAAAATCCTCATCATAGTAGCCCTGTCAATATTTTTTAATTCTTTGAATTCT containing:
- the nusA gene encoding transcription termination/antitermination protein NusA, which produces MNLIDTFSEFKELKNIDRATMMRILEDVFRSVLIKKFGTDENFDIIINIDKGDFEIWRNREVVEDNKVEDSYLQISLSEAKKIDDDYELGEDVTDEVKLADFGRRAILSLRQNLTSSILELEKDSIYSKYKDRIGDIITGEVYQVWKKEILVLDDDGNELIFPKTEQIPSDYFRKGDTIRAVVIKVDFRNNNPLIILSRTSPVFLERLFELEVPEIFDGLITIKKIVRIPGERAKVAVETYDERIDPVGACVGMKGSRIHGIVRELKNENIDVISFTTNISLYISRALSPAKVTSTNINEDDLKADVYLKPDQISLAIGKGGSNIKLASQLTGYEIDVYREIDEEDEEDVDIEEFSDEIEGWILDELKAIGCDTAKSVLDLSVEDLVNRTDLEEETIKEIVKILKTEFE